One stretch of Nicotiana tabacum cultivar K326 chromosome 18, ASM71507v2, whole genome shotgun sequence DNA includes these proteins:
- the LOC107815128 gene encoding bifunctional protein FolD 1, mitochondrial isoform X1, with product MIGMRTVRRMISLLSRTSQIRNGSRIPKSSPPLVSLDLPDEWSSNFIHSDSPPPKCSDNATARIIDGISEAEQIRSSIAVEVSRMKESTGKVPGLAVVLVGQRQDSLAYVRKKIMACHEVGFRFSLSELPESCTEEEVCDALSNYNKDASIHGILVQLPLPQHFDEGKILNVLSLEKDVDGFHPLNIGNLAIQGREPLFIPCTPKGCIQLLLRSDVEIVGKRAVVIGRSNIVGLPTFLLLQRHHATVSIVHAYSENPEMITREADILVAAAGVPNLVRGSWLKPGAIVLDVGINPIEDPESENGYRLIGDVCFEEAVKIASAITPVPGGVGPMTVAMLLQNTLEAAKRALHFT from the exons ATGATAGGTATGAGAACGGTAAGAAGAATGATTTCATTATTATCAAGAACGTCTCAGATTCGAAATGGTTCCAGAATTCCTAAGTCGTCTCCACCTCTTGTTTCACTTGACCTCCCCGATGAATGGTCCTCCAATTTTATCCATTCTGATTCTCCTCCTCCAAAATGCT CCGACAATGCAACTGCTAGAATAATTGATGGGATCTCTGAGGCCGAGCAAATTAGATCAAGCATAGCCGTTGAAGTTAGCAGAATGAAGGAGTCAACTGGAAAGGTTCCTGGTTTGGCTGTAGTATTGGTTGGGCAAAGGCAAGACTCTCTTGCCTATGTCCGTAAAAAAATAATGGCCTGCCATGAGGTTGGGTTCAGATTTTCACTTTCTGAACTCCCTGAGAGCTGTACAGAAGAGGAGGTCTGTGATGCATTATCAAATTATAACAAGGATGCATCAATTCACGGTATTCTTGTGCAGCTTCCTTTGCCACAG CATTTTGACGAGGGAAAGATTCTGAATGTACTAAGCTTAGAAAAAGACGTGGATGGATTTCATCCACTAAACATTGGGAACTTAGCCATTCAGGGTAGAGAGCCATTGTTCATCCCGTGCACTCCGAAAGGCTGCATCCAGTTACTGCTCAGGTCTGATGTCGAAATAGTTGGCAAGAGAGCTGTGGTGATTGGGAGGAGCAACATCGTTGGACTACCTACATTTCTGTTGTTGCAG AGGCACCATGCAACAGTAAGTATTGTGCATGCATATTCGGAGAACCCAGAAATGATTACCCGTGAAGCTGATATACTTGTTGCAGCAGCTGGAGTGCCTAATTTAGTCCGCGGTAGCTGGTTAAAGCCTGGAGCAATTGTTCTTGACGTTGGAATAAACCCAATTGAG GACCCTGAGAGTGAAAATGGTTACCGTTTGATTGGAGATGTTTGCTTCGAAGAAGCAGTCAAGATAGCTTCTGCAATAACCCCTGTTCCCGGAGGTGTAGGTCCTATGACAGTTGCAATGCTTCTTCAGAATACCCTTGAAGCTGCCAAGCGTGCTCTTCATTTTACTTGA
- the LOC107815128 gene encoding bifunctional protein FolD 1, mitochondrial isoform X2 produces MLIIDGISEAEQIRSSIAVEVSRMKESTGKVPGLAVVLVGQRQDSLAYVRKKIMACHEVGFRFSLSELPESCTEEEVCDALSNYNKDASIHGILVQLPLPQHFDEGKILNVLSLEKDVDGFHPLNIGNLAIQGREPLFIPCTPKGCIQLLLRSDVEIVGKRAVVIGRSNIVGLPTFLLLQRHHATVSIVHAYSENPEMITREADILVAAAGVPNLVRGSWLKPGAIVLDVGINPIEDPESENGYRLIGDVCFEEAVKIASAITPVPGGVGPMTVAMLLQNTLEAAKRALHFT; encoded by the exons ATGCT AATAATTGATGGGATCTCTGAGGCCGAGCAAATTAGATCAAGCATAGCCGTTGAAGTTAGCAGAATGAAGGAGTCAACTGGAAAGGTTCCTGGTTTGGCTGTAGTATTGGTTGGGCAAAGGCAAGACTCTCTTGCCTATGTCCGTAAAAAAATAATGGCCTGCCATGAGGTTGGGTTCAGATTTTCACTTTCTGAACTCCCTGAGAGCTGTACAGAAGAGGAGGTCTGTGATGCATTATCAAATTATAACAAGGATGCATCAATTCACGGTATTCTTGTGCAGCTTCCTTTGCCACAG CATTTTGACGAGGGAAAGATTCTGAATGTACTAAGCTTAGAAAAAGACGTGGATGGATTTCATCCACTAAACATTGGGAACTTAGCCATTCAGGGTAGAGAGCCATTGTTCATCCCGTGCACTCCGAAAGGCTGCATCCAGTTACTGCTCAGGTCTGATGTCGAAATAGTTGGCAAGAGAGCTGTGGTGATTGGGAGGAGCAACATCGTTGGACTACCTACATTTCTGTTGTTGCAG AGGCACCATGCAACAGTAAGTATTGTGCATGCATATTCGGAGAACCCAGAAATGATTACCCGTGAAGCTGATATACTTGTTGCAGCAGCTGGAGTGCCTAATTTAGTCCGCGGTAGCTGGTTAAAGCCTGGAGCAATTGTTCTTGACGTTGGAATAAACCCAATTGAG GACCCTGAGAGTGAAAATGGTTACCGTTTGATTGGAGATGTTTGCTTCGAAGAAGCAGTCAAGATAGCTTCTGCAATAACCCCTGTTCCCGGAGGTGTAGGTCCTATGACAGTTGCAATGCTTCTTCAGAATACCCTTGAAGCTGCCAAGCGTGCTCTTCATTTTACTTGA